The Equus asinus isolate D_3611 breed Donkey chromosome 18, EquAss-T2T_v2, whole genome shotgun sequence region CCATGGATTTAGAAGACGAAGAAAACATGAGTAAGATCTAGGCCTATCGTAGCATGTGGTATCAAGTAGCTAAGTTTTCATTAAAAGTGTTTTTGTAAATTTAGTTAGTGAGACCAATTCGGGGAAAGTGACTTTCCCTGTGATATGGGCTCTTAACAGTGGCGTGTTTCTAACTTTTGATACGTTCTCTACAATAGGTATCAGCATTTACCGTGGACGTTTTCCTTACAGCCGCATGTCCAGGTTCTTCATCCCTCGTTCTTGTCCTGGGCCGTCACGCGTGTATCTACCTGGATGTAGGACTCAGGCCTCTAGATGTGTAGGTCGTAAAGTGCAGGGTTTCATGCTAAGTCACCATGTGCTCCTCATACTAACGGTCCAGATTTTCATCCGTGCAAATGTAAGACAGCCTCCGAGAAGGATTTAAACACCTGGTCATTGGGAGAACGGTGCATAAGTTTTTCCTTCACATACAGTGTGTTCTCCCTCCATTTTGAGGGAAGGGGGCTCACGTGAGGCTGTTGATCTTAAGTTTCCAAAGACTTTAATGAGCCTTTGGGCTGAGGTGGCCTGAAACTCACCCCTGGGTGCTCTCCCGTCCACGCTGTCTCTCTGTGGAGGGATGGAGAGCCCGGGGTAAGCCAGCTCCCCCCTCGCAGCCTTGTTCTCCAGGAAAAGTTCAATGATCATACTTCCCTCTGCTGTTTTATCTTTAATCCCAGAGAGCACTGCATCTGGATAAGGTGCAAATGCTCCCACAGAAGTTGGCAGCCTTTAGCAGAGCAATTATAAGAGGGACATCGTTTttctgatatatgtatatatgtacctTCTTACTCGTCCCTGCTCGCTTGTTCCCAAGGAGGAACACAAGGATCTGAATGATGAGTGACGTTTTGTTGAGCGTGGTCATCGAAGGCTAGAACACAGTACAGTCCATTTCCCCGTGACTTCCCCCGGAACCGAGCAGCGAGGCCTTGGAGCCAGCTTGCCTCCACGTGTGGCCTGGAAGTCCATCCAGTGCACACTCCTGACCCGCAGGCTGCTCCATGAGTGTTGCTGTGGGGAGCAAGGAGCGGGCTGGTCTTTGTTACGAACCTCCCAGGAAGTGTTCTCTTGCGTCGAAGTCAGTCCCTGAGGGATGCAGGCCTAAAGGAATGTGGCCAGTTGCCGTTTCAGAACCCTGTGCCCTCCCTCCCACCGGACGAGCACGGCCCTGGCTGCCTGGCGGGAGCTCTCTGCAGGCTGGTGCCCCCATCAGAGCCGACTCTGGAGGTCGTTGTAGAACCCAGCCTTATGTTTTCACTGGCCACTTCCAGCTTTGCCCTGCAGTAGTCCACATGACGAGGGTGCCTGAGGTGTCCCCCACGCCTCCTTTTTGTTGGGGCTGTGGGCTGTCATTCGGGTCGTAGCTTACACGGCTCTCCCCAGACCGATCCTGCGGTAACCTCCCAGGACAAAGAGTCCTGCTGGATGACTTCTCGGGGGAGATAAGTTGCTGGTGAAACTTTGAAATGCCAGCCCtgtattttctatcatttcaaaatcaacaaaaaatttAATCATGATTAATATTCACATTTATGAAATAAAGTAGCACGATGTGTAAAGAGAGCATCTATCTAAGAAGAATTGTGATAGTGGGGGTCTCTCTCTAACTTTAATATTCTATGTTCCTGTCCATAGTAGCGTTTTTAATAAGAAAGAATTTGAGAAGTATTTCAGTGCTTCTGAAGGAAGTAAGAACTTAGAATTTATGTGAACTACCCTGTAGAAAGTGTATTTTCCTTATAACCTCAGGATTAGTTGTCAGAGCAATactgatgatttttatttcttaaaggaaaGCATTTGGTTGTTTCAGAGGTTATAGATATTGCATTACATGCATGTCCCAATGTGTTTTAATGATGCGGTTTTCTCTGTTGATAATTCTGTTTAGCAGCAACGTCAGAATGCCAGCCGTCGCCCGGTGCCTGATGCTGTCGCTCACCTGTTAACCTCTGTTCTCTCTTGCTCTGCCCTCTTTAACCGTCTGCTTCCTTTGAGCACCGAAAGGAGTAACCTATCGAGCTTTTGCTGGAGGatgttataaatgaaaatttagtgtCCATTCCATCGGCTTTGTCAACTGGGCGAAGTGGTGTGTGTGTCAGGAGCACTTGGGAGAGCGGacgtgtgtagaggaagcttgtCAGCCTCCTAACCTCCCCACAGGCAGAATCAGCTTTCCCACGGGCGGTGCTTAAGCCAGGCTCGCTCTTTATGTCTGGGCCGCGTGACGACCGCCCGGGAGATTCGGGGACTTCAGCTATGGGGACGGGCAGCCCACGCCTCCGACCTTCTGTCCCATTGAGCCCTCCGTGGGTAGAGCTGATGAACGTTGCCACAGGTTTTTCAGTTTGCTAGCCTTGAGAATCTAGTCTCACATTATGTGCTAGACATAGACCCTGGGGCCACCATGTTGGGGGAACTTTAAAGTGGCTTACattgcaaaaaatattttgattcctTAAAAGACTTACTCTGGATTTTCCAGAGCTAGTGGTGGGTCTTTAAATACAGTCGTGCCCACAGCATCGCAGAGCCCCTTGGCAGTTCCTCCTGCACTTCCTGCAGCAGGTGGCCTGTGAAACTAACCAGGAAAATAGAgagctgtttctttttctcacttttaaaaaccTTGATAAACTTAAAGGGAAGAGTCAAgactttttattctcctttttgaaattaaaattgtatttattttgccATGAACTTTTAGAGTTCTAAAATTATCCTTATTAATTTTACTTATAAACTACCTTTGAATGGAAGCATAACCAAATTATTCTATAAACCcgtcaaatatttgttttaaaaaaaagacaaaattgcctGCTTTGGTGAGGAAGTTAGAAGTTGTAACCTGCCTGCAGCTTCGATTTCGTATCGTGtcctcatatatttttttctatcatgaAATGTATTAAGAATTCAGAGGTAAATCAATTCCccatatataatgaaaaaattttaaatgaatgctaGAAGTGAAgcattatccttcaaaaataatttctaaaaggcCAGGATATTTTTCATAATCACATAAGCAGTTTTCTAAGATTGATTTATGAACTAAATCAAATAACTGCATACATTGATTGAATATTCTAAACCTGAAAAACTAATGAACTTGTGAATGCATGTTTTAAATAATGTCCCCTCTCCTGGGAGAGGCTGCAGTTTCAAGCCCATAGTGAGTATAGCCTGAGAGTCATTGACATCGGAAAGGAGGAAGATGCTAAAATAAGATGTATATTTGTCAGTCCTGATATTAGACTTATTAATGTAAGGTCTTTCTGGATTAATTTATCATCCCACATTTAGTAAGCTTGAATAAAGTATTTCTGAATGCTTCTGAATATTCTTGTgggaaaaagtgttttaaaaattcaccttttaaTGCAAAAGCAGTTGGTGATGCCAACTAGAAAGGGGATTGGCCACCATTTAGCAAAACGCCAAATTACTCGTTTCAGTTTAGGCTGACAGCTCTTTGGTTAAATGTGTAGTTCTTCGTGTCTACAGCAAGGAATAAGATATATAAGCACACATCACTTAACCAGTTACAAAGAGAGATAAAGGAAtctataaattttgcatttacaAGATCCTGCAACGAAGGCGTTGTAAGTTACTCTTTCTGGGCACCGCAGGTTCAGGCAGCACAGATGTTAAGGAAAACTGCAATCTGGACAACGTGCCCCCCAAGGACGGCAGCACACCGGGGCCCGGCGAGGGCGCCCCGCTCTCCAATGGGGGCGGCGGTGCCAGCAGGAAGCGGCCCCTGGAGGAGGGCAGCAACGGCCACGCCAAGTTCCGCCTGAAGAAGAGACGGAGGACGCCGGGGCCCGCCCTGCCCAAGAACGCGCTGATGCAGCTGAACGAGATCAAGCCTGGCCTGCAGTACATGCTGCTGTCCCAGACGGGGCCCGTGCACGCGCCGCTGTTCGTCATGTCCGTGGAGGTGAACGGGCAGGTGTTCGAGGGCTCGGGCCCCACGAAGAAGAAGGCCAAGCTGCACGCCGCCGAGAAGGCCCTGCGGTCCTTTGTGCAGTTCCCCAACGCCTCCGAGGCCCACCTGGCCATGGGGAGGACCCTGTCCGCCAACACGGACTTCACATCCGACCAGGCCGACTTCCCCGACACGCTCTTCAACGGCTTCGAGACCCCGGACAGGTCGGACGTGCCCTTCTACCTGGGTTCCAACGGTGATGACTCCTTCAGCTCCAGCGGGGACCTCAGCCTGTCGGCGTCCCCAGTGCCCGCGAGCCTGGTGCAGCCTCCCCTCCCGGTCCCaccgcccttcccacccccgaGCGGGAAGAACCCCGTGATGATCTTGAACGAGCTGCGCCCAGGACTGAAGTACGACTTCCTCTCAGAGAGCGGGGAGAGCCACGCCAAGAACTTTGTCATGTCCGTGGTCGTGGACGGGCAGTTCTTTGAAGGCTCGGGGAGGAACAAAAAGCTGGCCAAGGCCCGGGCCGCGCAGTCTGCCCTGGCAACCATTTTCAATTTGCACTTGGACCAGACGCCGTCTCGCCAGCCCATCCCCAGCGAAGGCCTCCAGTTGCACTTACCACAGGTGAGGATGCACACGGCCGCCTTACCGTGGGGTCACGTCCCCATGACGCTCTTAGACGGGGCTTGGTTTCCATTGTCACTGCGGACTTCCCATCTTACGTCACTGTTGTCACATGAATAGTTACCCTAACTCTGGCTCCAGGCAGCCTTTCCTGTTTGTGCTGGTCAGGTGGTCACTGGGAAGCCCGTCCATGGCCATCACACGCAGGGTGGGGACACCTGAGGCCCGGGCCCCAGAGCAGTGCTGTCAGTGCTCTCTGTGCTGACCCTCACTCCACATGGCGGTCCACGGTTCCCTTCCCATGTAGCCCGCCCCTACCATGACAGTGACCCACATC contains the following coding sequences:
- the ADARB1 gene encoding double-stranded RNA-specific editase 1 isoform X2; translated protein: MDLEDEENMSSGSTDVKENCNLDNVPPKDGSTPGPGEGAPLSNGGGGASRKRPLEEGSNGHAKFRLKKRRRTPGPALPKNALMQLNEIKPGLQYMLLSQTGPVHAPLFVMSVEVNGQVFEGSGPTKKKAKLHAAEKALRSFVQFPNASEAHLAMGRTLSANTDFTSDQADFPDTLFNGFETPDRSDVPFYLGSNGDDSFSSSGDLSLSASPVPASLVQPPLPVPPPFPPPSGKNPVMILNELRPGLKYDFLSESGESHAKNFVMSVVVDGQFFEGSGRNKKLAKARAAQSALATIFNLHLDQTPSRQPIPSEGLQLHLPQVLADAVARLVLDKFGDLTDNFSSPHARRKVLAGVVMTTGTDVKDAKVISISTGTKCINGEYMSDRGLALNDCHAEIISRRSLLRFLYTQLELYLNNKDDQKRSIFQKSERGGFRLKENVQFHLYISTSPCGDARIFSPHEPILEEPADRHPNRKARGQLRTKIESGEGTIPVRSNASIQTWDGVLQGERLLTMSCSDKMARWNVVGIQGSLLSIFVEPIYFSSIILGSLYHGDHLSRAMYQRISNIEDLPPLYTLNKPLLSGISNAEARQPGKAPNFSVNWTVGDAAIEVINATTGKDELGRPSRLCSLQLITLQDH